One Theropithecus gelada isolate Dixy chromosome 17, Tgel_1.0, whole genome shotgun sequence genomic region harbors:
- the LOC112610743 gene encoding eukaryotic initiation factor 4A-I-like: protein MLNRRYLSPKYIKMFVLDKADEMLSSGFKDQIYDIFQKLHSNTQVVLPSATMPSDVLEVTKKFMRDPIRILVKKEELTLEGIRQFYINVEREEGKLDTLRDLYETLTITQAVVFLNTRRKVDWLTEKMHAGDFTVSAMRGDTDQKERDAIMREFGSGSSRVLITTDLLARGSDVQQVPLVINYDLPTNRENISTERAEVDSLAVKVWLFTW from the coding sequence ATGCTTAACCGGAGATACCTGTCTCCCAAATACATCAAGATGTTTGTACTGGACAAAGCTGATGAAATGTTAAGCTCTGGATTCAAGGACCAGATCTATGACATATTCCAAAAGCTCCACAGCAACACCCAGGTAGTTTTGCCGTCAGCTACGATGCCTTCTGATGTGCTTGAGGTGACCAAGAAGTTCATGAGGGACCCCATTCGGATTCTTGTCAAGAAAGAAGAGTTGACCCTGGAGGGTATCCGCCAATTCTACATCAACGTAGAACGAGAAGAGGGGAAGCTGGACACACTGCGTGACTTGTATGAAACCCTGACCATCACCCAGGCAGTCGTCTTCCTCAACACCCGAAGGAAGGTGGACTGGCTCACCGAGAAGATGCATGCTGGGGATTTCACTGTCTCGGCCATGCGTGGAGATACAGACCAAAAAGAACGAGACGCGATCATGAGGGAGTTTGGTTCTGGCTCTAGCAGAGTTTTGATTACCACTGACCTGCTGGCCAGAGGCAGTGATGTGCAGCAGGTTCCTTTAGTCATCAACTACgaccttcccaccaacagggaAAACATTTCCACAGAACGAGCCGAGGTGGACAGTTTGGCCGTAAAGGTGTGGCTATTCACATGGTGA